The following are encoded together in the Campylobacter devanensis genome:
- a CDS encoding dynamin family protein, with translation MTNKQKSYIECGNKAINIAQNTDCLNDKIQELSLLTKSIENQELLVPVIGGFSSGKSSLINSFLGSEVLGIGITPQTAIATELRYSQDEKIEAIKDDDSIEIFDIKDLKKVEEKAQTYNHIKLYLNNQKLKEIDPIVLVDMPGFNAPIDTHNKAISRYMPSGVYFIALLSGVDEKTITKTYITELNGIHTRGKEFQLCISKTNLLPQRDIEQIKSYAKDTLEMEFGYSKDIELLDDNSGAKLEKILKDIDIESLFESIYKPHISMNLKEMESTINTTISALRYDKQDAINAIDELKNGISQIEIEKKKAIDNANSKYNDTNIEGIIGVVSSALSNNATTLAQSALNGGDIQSAINNIINSVLPSEIQKRLSGIQQNVIDNFKLSIGNIDMKASDIQTWADGLKEIVSGACFVANTLLNSDINKKSSSALVSSAIGIGGGALATQALAKIGFTINPIVGTILSAVFAILPGIFGKIADSKRLEAVKEQVRNEVIPSILSQIRPKLNEYFAKTTNEIINAISQEFTQKMSEKEDEIKNAQKEKELAISEVEDKISYLEDRRVEIQALIKNI, from the coding sequence ATGACAAACAAACAAAAATCATACATTGAATGTGGCAATAAAGCCATAAATATCGCTCAAAATACAGATTGTCTAAATGACAAGATCCAAGAGTTAAGTCTGCTTACTAAAAGTATTGAAAATCAAGAGTTATTGGTGCCTGTAATCGGCGGATTTAGCTCTGGTAAATCAAGTCTTATAAATAGCTTTTTAGGCTCTGAGGTTTTAGGGATCGGTATCACACCTCAAACTGCTATCGCTACGGAGCTAAGATATAGCCAAGATGAGAAAATAGAAGCAATCAAAGATGATGATAGTATAGAGATTTTTGATATAAAAGATCTTAAAAAAGTAGAAGAAAAAGCACAAACTTATAACCACATCAAATTATATTTAAATAATCAAAAATTAAAAGAGATTGATCCTATCGTATTGGTAGATATGCCTGGATTTAATGCGCCGATTGATACGCATAATAAGGCGATATCAAGATATATGCCAAGCGGAGTGTATTTCATCGCTTTGCTCTCAGGTGTGGATGAAAAGACCATAACCAAAACTTATATCACAGAATTAAATGGAATTCACACAAGAGGCAAGGAATTTCAACTATGTATAAGCAAGACAAATCTACTCCCACAAAGAGATATAGAACAGATCAAAAGCTATGCCAAAGATACGCTAGAAATGGAATTTGGATATAGCAAAGATATAGAGTTATTAGATGATAATTCGGGAGCAAAATTAGAGAAAATCTTAAAAGATATTGATATAGAATCTCTGTTTGAGAGTATCTATAAGCCACATATAAGTATGAATTTAAAAGAGATGGAATCTACCATCAATACCACAATTTCAGCTCTAAGATATGATAAACAAGATGCTATAAATGCTATCGATGAGCTAAAAAATGGTATATCTCAAATAGAGATAGAAAAGAAAAAAGCCATAGATAACGCCAATAGCAAATACAATGATACCAATATAGAAGGCATCATTGGCGTCGTTAGCTCCGCACTTAGTAACAACGCCACCACACTAGCCCAATCTGCGCTAAATGGTGGAGATATACAAAGCGCTATAAATAATATTATAAACTCGGTTCTACCATCTGAAATTCAAAAGAGATTAAGCGGTATCCAACAAAATGTGATTGATAACTTCAAGCTTAGTATAGGCAATATAGATATGAAAGCCTCTGATATACAGACTTGGGCCGATGGGTTAAAAGAGATTGTCTCTGGGGCTTGTTTTGTCGCAAATACTCTATTAAACAGCGATATCAATAAAAAATCAAGTAGTGCATTAGTAAGTAGTGCAATAGGTATAGGTGGTGGAGCATTAGCCACTCAAGCCTTGGCTAAAATAGGCTTTACTATAAATCCGATAGTAGGGACAATTTTAAGTGCTGTTTTTGCTATTTTGCCTGGAATCTTTGGCAAAATAGCAGACTCAAAAAGGCTAGAAGCCGTAAAAGAACAAGTCCGAAACGAAGTAATCCCTAGCATATTATCCCAAATTCGCCCTAAGCTAAATGAATATTTCGCCAAAACAACAAACGAGATAATAAACGCAATAAGCCAAGAATTTACTCAAAAAATGTCAGAAAAAGAAGATGAGATAAAAAACGCCCAAAAAGAAAAAGAACTAGCAATAAGTGAAGTAGAAGATAAAATTTCATATCTTGAAGATAGAAGAGTCGAGATCCAAGCTCTAATCAAAAATATCTAA